The sequence CATCCCGTTTGAGACAGCTACAAGGGCGTTGTTCCGCTTCATGCCAGTTGCAAACGCATTCATGTCATCAGAGGGAAATATGGCAACCTCGGGCATTCCTATGCCCGCCCTGGAAGCAAGTTCTCCTATCGTTTTGACGAGCCAACGCTCTGTTTCACTTGCAGGCGAAGTGATCACCTGCGCCCTTGTAAGTCTCTTTGCGCTCCACTTCGAGAGCGCAAGGCTTATGAAGGCTCCGCCCATGCCGAATACTGCTGCAAAAATCAGCAGCGATTGATAATTCAAACCGTACGGTGTTATATAAGGTTCGACACCGAGCACTCTCAGCACTATGCTCAATACTATCAATATCGCGATGTTGGTGATCAAGAAATACATTACTCTGCGCATTGTTCCCTCCCATGAATAGTGGCTTCAGTCAAGCGCCCTCAACAGGTCTCTCAGTTCTCTGCTTTGACCTTCCACCATATGTATCCTCTCAGGCAAACCATCAATCCTCAGCAGTTCCGCCAATACCTTCGCATCTACCTTATCAGTCTTCCTCTTCGTCTCCGCTATCAGCTTTACTTTATTCGGATTGACCACATATACTTCAATTCCAATTCCTTTAAGCGTGTCGAAGATCCATCGCGTCTGACTTCCGTTTCTATTGCTACGAACTCTATCGTTTTAAGTATAGCAAAAACAGAAGGAACTTCATTGCAGCGCAGTGCCGAGAAGCCGCGTGGCAATTGAAAAATAGATGAGCAACCCCGCGACATCAGCTACCGATGTTATCAGCGGATTGCTTACTACTGCCGGGTCCAGGCCAAATTTTGTTATCATAAAAGGAAGCACCACCCCGATGAAGTTCGACACAAAAACCAATAAAACCATTGCAAGTCCGACTATCAGCCCGATTTCGGGACCACCCCTGAAGAGGCCGAGTATCGAGCTTGCAACCCCCATGGTGACTCCTAAAAACCCTGCCACGGTCATCTCTCTTCCAAGCGCCCAGAACCATTGGCCAAGTTTGATGTCGCCTGTTGCGATAGCGCGGACCATGAGAGTGGATGATTGTGCTCCGGCATTTCCTCCCGTAGCGATGAGGAGCGGTATGAAAAATGCCAGTGCGATCGTAGAAAGCAGTACCTCTTCATAAGCAGCGATTACGCTTGATGCAACCAGGTTCACGATGAGCAATACCATAAGCCAGACGATCCTTTTGCGGTAGAGGACCCATATGCTTGATTCACTGTAGCTCGTTTTAAGAGGCTCTACTGCCGCCACTTTGTGAAAGTCCTCGGTGGCCTCTTCCTGTGCAACGTCCATTACGTCGTCGACTGTCACAATGCCGAGCATGACCCCTTCCGAATCTACAACGGGCAGCGCGACCAGGTCATAACGCTGTATCATTTTAACCGCCTGCTCACGGTCTTCAAAAGCTGAAACACTCACAAAGGTGTAATCCATGATACCGCTCACGGGGTCATCCGGCTTCGCGAGAATAAATTTCCTTAAGCTCAGCGCATCCAAAAGCACCCACGAATCGTCCGTGACATGCACAACATTAATTGTCTCGCTGTCCTTCCCTTTTAGGCGGATATGTTCAAGTGCCTGTCCGACGGACCAGTTGGACCGCACAGCCACGTAGTCCGGTGTCATCAGCCTTCCGACACTTTCTTCGGGATACCCGAGCAACTGAAGGGTCTCCCTGCGGTCATCCGGGTTGAGCAAATTCAAAAGCCTCTGAATTGCCCGCCCTGGGAGCTCTTCAAAAAATTGTGCCCTGTCA comes from Nitrospirota bacterium and encodes:
- the mgtE gene encoding magnesium transporter — its product is MTDQDALNSRIKELIEKRDWAELRGLLSELPAPDIADMLRRIEKPDRVLIFRMFPRQLSSEIFSYLESQDKDTFLKELTNEETQQILSNLSPDDRAQFFEELPGRAIQRLLNLLNPDDRRETLQLLGYPEESVGRLMTPDYVAVRSNWSVGQALEHIRLKGKDSETINVVHVTDDSWVLLDALSLRKFILAKPDDPVSGIMDYTFVSVSAFEDREQAVKMIQRYDLVALPVVDSEGVMLGIVTVDDVMDVAQEEATEDFHKVAAVEPLKTSYSESSIWVLYRKRIVWLMVLLIVNLVASSVIAAYEEVLLSTIALAFFIPLLIATGGNAGAQSSTLMVRAIATGDIKLGQWFWALGREMTVAGFLGVTMGVASSILGLFRGGPEIGLIVGLAMVLLVFVSNFIGVVLPFMITKFGLDPAVVSNPLITSVADVAGLLIYFSIATRLLGTALQ
- a CDS encoding M48 family metalloprotease; amino-acid sequence: MRRVMYFLITNIAILIVLSIVLRVLGVEPYITPYGLNYQSLLIFAAVFGMGGAFISLALSKWSAKRLTRAQVITSPASETERWLVKTIGELASRAGIGMPEVAIFPSDDMNAFATGMKRNNALVAVSNGM